In a single window of the Argonema galeatum A003/A1 genome:
- a CDS encoding CAP domain-containing protein, with product MQKRFTAIVVGTIVLSSGLVGCDFIKNIGEVKSSKPTATASPNSGSQTSQSNSLNALEKSIHQQVNEYRKSRNLPPLTLDDRISEQAKIHSQAMASGKVPFSHEGFEQRVKAIAKSINYRSSAENVAFNQGYSDPATQAVQGWLKSPGHLKNIEGDFDLTGVGVIKNAQGEFYFTQIFIKRSRYGF from the coding sequence ATGCAAAAACGATTTACGGCAATTGTTGTGGGAACGATCGTGCTTAGTAGTGGTTTGGTGGGCTGCGATTTCATCAAGAATATTGGTGAAGTTAAATCAAGCAAACCGACTGCAACTGCTTCGCCGAATTCTGGTTCTCAAACATCGCAATCTAATTCCTTAAATGCCTTGGAAAAATCAATTCACCAACAAGTAAACGAATATCGCAAATCCCGTAATTTACCGCCCCTGACGCTGGACGATCGGATCAGCGAACAAGCGAAGATACACAGTCAAGCGATGGCTAGCGGTAAAGTTCCTTTTAGCCATGAGGGATTTGAGCAGCGAGTTAAAGCGATCGCTAAATCGATTAACTATCGCAGTTCTGCTGAAAATGTCGCATTCAACCAAGGTTATAGTGACCCAGCCACTCAAGCTGTGCAAGGTTGGTTAAAAAGTCCCGGTCATCTGAAAAATATTGAAGGTGATTTTGACTTAACTGGGGTGGGCGTTATCAAAAACGCTCAAGGCGAGTTCTACTTCACGCAAATTTTTATCAAGCGTTCTAGATATGGATTTTGA
- a CDS encoding ribonuclease D, with translation MDFEEDFQVFDRDLSDSLLAEYLKAEAVAVDTETMGLLPMRDRLCLVQLSCPGYLTVIRIPKGQTEAPNLKQLMEASNVTKVFHFARFDVAQLRQNLGIDVAPIFCTKIASKLARTYTQRHGLKDVVQELERVELDKTAQSSDWGNAANLSEEQLRYAANDVRYLLSVRQKLIAMLKREERYSLAEQCFQCLPTVVELDLLQYKDIFEH, from the coding sequence ATGGATTTTGAAGAAGATTTTCAGGTTTTCGATCGCGACCTTTCCGATTCCCTTTTAGCTGAGTATCTCAAAGCTGAAGCTGTAGCTGTGGATACCGAAACAATGGGATTGCTGCCGATGCGCGATCGCTTGTGTCTCGTGCAACTATCTTGTCCCGGTTACTTAACTGTAATTCGCATTCCTAAAGGGCAAACAGAAGCTCCGAATTTAAAACAGTTAATGGAAGCATCAAATGTTACTAAAGTGTTCCATTTTGCCCGGTTTGATGTTGCCCAATTGCGTCAGAATCTGGGCATTGACGTAGCGCCGATATTCTGCACCAAAATCGCCAGCAAGTTAGCCAGAACTTACACTCAAAGACACGGACTTAAAGATGTGGTGCAAGAATTAGAGCGAGTGGAACTTGACAAAACTGCCCAAAGTTCCGACTGGGGAAATGCGGCGAATTTATCTGAGGAGCAACTGCGTTATGCCGCGAACGATGTGCGTTACCTGCTGAGTGTGCGACAAAAATTGATTGCTATGCTCAAACGCGAAGAACGTTACTCACTTGCAGAGCAATGCTTTCAGTGCTTACCGACAGTGGTGGAACTGGATTTACTGCAATACAAGGATATTTTTGAACACTGA